In one Brassica oleracea var. oleracea cultivar TO1000 chromosome C9, BOL, whole genome shotgun sequence genomic region, the following are encoded:
- the LOC106315106 gene encoding uncharacterized protein LOC106315106 produces the protein MLTNISCRRCGELETADHIFLHCAFTRRIWSASIWRNEFILTDTSTLATIFLESANYINLPPLGIKETIFPWICWAIWTARNYLIFENRNFEPTDILSKAIANAREWNASQLPGLDPPIARNPRLPPTLTITTEPACFTDAAWHSSTNRAGCGWYILTPEKTITLQGTRMFEHISSPLMAEALAIRSALLHALDAGITLICIKSDCQALINALSSKYHSADIYGIIRDIEALSYRFSRISFSFIPRSQNSMADTLAKSAMYSAFPN, from the coding sequence ATGCTTACCAACATTTCTTGTAGACGCTGTGGTGAACTAGAGACGGCGGATCACATCTTCCTCCACTGTGCGTTCACACGTCGAATCTGGTCAGCAAGTATCTGGAGAAACGAGTTCATACTGACAGATACATCTACTCTTGCAACAATTTTTCTGGAGTCAGCGAACTACATCAACCTTCCGCCATTAGGAATCAAAGAAACGATCTTCCCATGGATTTGCTGGGCAATTTGGACAGCAAGGAACTACCTTATCTTCGAGAACAGGAATTTTGAACCTACTGATATTCTCTCCAAAGCCATTGCTAACGCCCGGGAATGGAATGCATCGCAACTACCAGGCCTTGATCCTCCTATCGCACGGAATCCTCGATTACCACCGACACTCACGATCACCACTGAACCGGCCTGCTTCACTGACGCAGCCTGGCACTCGTCCACGAACAGAGCAGGGTGTGGCTGGTATATCCTAACACCTGAGAAGACTATCACTCTACAAGGCACCCGTATGTTTGAACACATCTCATCACCTCTGATGGCTGAAGCACTCGCCATCCGGTCAGCCCTCCTCCACGCCCTCGACGCTGGAATCACTTTAATCTGCATCAAGTCAGACTGTCAGGCACTCATCAATGCCCTCTCCTCGAAGTATCACTCGGCGGATATCTACGGAATCATTCGGGACATCGAGGCTCTATCTTATCGTTTTTCTCGCATTTCTTTTAGTTTCATTCCGCGATCACAAAACTCTATGGCTGATACTTTAGCCAAATCTGCTATGTACTCTGCTTTCCCCAACTAG
- the LOC106319139 gene encoding thiol protease aleurain, with protein sequence MMSVRTILPSAVLLILIAASTAESIGFDESNPIRMVSDRLREVEESVVQILGQSRHVISFARFAHRYGKRYENAEEMKLRFSIFKENLDLIRSTNKKGLSYKLGVNQFADMTWQEFQRTKLGAAQNCSATLKGTHKLTREALPETKDWREDGIVSPVKDQGGCGSCWTFSTTGALEAAYHQAFGKGISLSEQQLVDCAGAFNNYGCNGGLPSQAFEYIKSNGGLDTEEAYPYTGEDGTCKYSAENVGVQVLDSVNITLGAEDELKHAVGLVRPVSIAFEVIHSFRLYKSGVYSDSHCGQTPMDVNHAVLAVGYGIEDGVPYWLIKNSWGADWGDKGYFKMEMGKNMCGIATCASYPVVA encoded by the exons ATGATGTCTGTGAGAACAATCTTACCATCGGCAGTTCTGCTGATTCTCATCGCCGCATCGACGGCGGAGAGTATCGGATTTGATGAGTCAAACCCGATCCGTATGGTCTCCGACCGTCTCCGGGAGGTAGAGGAATCCGTTGTCCAGATCTTAGGCCAATCACGCCACGTTATCTCCTTCGCTCGCTTCGCTCACAGGTACGGGAAGAGGTACGAGAACGCGGAGGAGATGAAGCTCAGGTTCTCGATATTCAAGGAGAATCTGGATTTGATCAGATCCACCAATAAGAAAGGCTTGTCTTACAAACTCGGTGTCAATC AGTTTGCTGATATGACGTGGCAAGAGTTTCAAAGGACCAAGCTTGGTGCTGCTCAAAACTGCTCTGCCACTTTAAAGGGAACCCACAAACTCACAAGAGAAGCTCTTCCGGAAACC AAAGACTGGAGAGAAGATGGTATTGTTAGCCCAGTCAAAGACCAGGGAGGTTGTGGATCGTGCTGGACATTCAG TACTACTGGAGCGCTTGAGGCAGCTTATCACCAAGCATTTGGAAAAGGAATATCACTCTCTGAGCAACAGCTTGTGGATTGTGCTGGAGCTTTCAACAACTATGGCTGCAATGGTGGCCTTCCTTCCCAAGCCTTTGAATACATCAAATCCAACGGCGGCCTCGACACGGAGGAAGCTTATCCTTACACCGGTGAAGATGGAACCTGCAAGTATTCTGCTGAAAACGTCGGTGTACAAGTCCTTGACTCAGTCAACATTACTCTG GGTGCTGAAGATGAACTGAAGCATGCGGTTGGATTGGTACGACCAGTAAGCATAGCATTCGAGGTTATACACTCGTTCCGGCTTTACAAGAGCGGAGTTTACAGCGATAGTCACTGTGGACAGACTCCAATG GACGTGAACCACGCTGTTTTGGCGGTTGGTTATGGAATTGAAGACGGTGTTCCATATTGGCTTATAAAGAACTCATGGGGAGCAGATTGGGGTGACAAAGGTTACTTCAAGATGGAGATGGGGAAGAACATGTGTG GTATTGCGACATGTGCATCGTACCCGGTTGTGGCCTAA